From a region of the Andrena cerasifolii isolate SP2316 chromosome 13, iyAndCera1_principal, whole genome shotgun sequence genome:
- the LOC143375903 gene encoding carbohydrate sulfotransferase 11 isoform X1, producing the protein MSIGIRHEYRRKIVHREKMTPRRHVFSAIRRTLLAGGVLTLLVLALSSQDASNSVQQSLLLEEDTNLTPEERLMEEATNAETERRLNSRRRFLTEKCSEEGLDRLGNDSLHRPNAWEFLVNREYHLIWCNVFKAASTSWMYNFNLLAGYSPQFLKASKAVPVSLARQRYPRHTAEELAKFLNDSISFLIVRHPFERLLSAYRDKLEHSLPHTFHSNLGAHIVWHYRSRDPKTNGRHGPRYPLFEEFVRWLLCQWRARNELDMHWTPVVNFCTPCQVRFDVIAKFETLHEDQDYLIKQARVGHIIKPEWKNPTRGVQTKDVIRNYFAQLSKSQIKDLYEMFRYDFVLFDYSPDDYIALGRDEDTVLICKK; encoded by the exons TTCGACATGAGTACAGAAGGAAGATCGTGCATCGCGAGAAGATGACACCGCGACGTCACGTATTCTCGGCAATTCGGCGAACACTTTTGGCCGGCGGTGTGCTGACGTTGCTGGTGCTGGCGCTGTCGAGCCAGGATGCCAGCAACAGCGTGCAGCAGAGCCTTTTGTTGGAG GAAGACACGAACCTGACGCCGGAGGAGAGATTGATGGAGGAGGCGACGAACGCTGAGACGGAGCGTCGACTGAATTCTAGGAGGAGGTTCCTGACGGAGAAATGCTCAGAAGAGGGACTGGACCGGCTTGGGAACGATTCCCTCCATAGGCCCAACGCCTGGGAGTTCCTTGTAAATAGGGAGTACCATCTGATATGGTGCAACGTCTTCAAGGCAGCTTCTACGTCTTGGATGTACAATTTCAATCTGCTCGCTGG GTACAGTCCACAGTTTTTGAAGGCCTCGAAAGCTGTACCGGTCTCCCTGGCCAGGCAGAGGTATCCGAGGCACACGGCGGAAGAGCTGGCCAAGTTCCTAAACGACAGCATCAGCTTCCTAATCGTCAGGCATCCATTCGAGAGACTGCTGAGCGCTTACAGAGACAAACTGGAGCACAGCTTGCCGCACACTTTCCACAGTAATCTGGGGGCACACATCGTGTGGCACTACAGGTCTAGG GACCCGAAGACAAATGGGCGACACGGTCCAAGGTATCCCCTGTTCGAGGAGTTCGTCAGGTGGCTGCTGTGTCAGTGGAGAGCTCGCAACGAGCTCGACATGCACTGGACACCGGTGGTGAACTTCTGTACGCCTTGCCAAGTGCGATTCGATGTGATCGCCAAATTCGAGACACTTCAC GAGGATCAGGACTATCTGATAAAGCAAGCCCGCGTGGGTCACATTATCAAACCGGAGTGGAAGAACCCCACCAGAGGCGTCCAGACGAAGGATGTGATAAGGAACTACTTCGCTCAATTGTCCAAGTCGCAGATCAAAGATCTGTACGAGATGTTTAG GTACGACTTCGTCCTATTCGATTACTCCCCTGACGACTACATCGCGCTCGGGAGGGACGAGGACACTGTACTGATTTGTAAAAAGTAA
- the LOC143375903 gene encoding carbohydrate sulfotransferase 11 isoform X2, whose protein sequence is MEEATNAETERRLNSRRRFLTEKCSEEGLDRLGNDSLHRPNAWEFLVNREYHLIWCNVFKAASTSWMYNFNLLAGYSPQFLKASKAVPVSLARQRYPRHTAEELAKFLNDSISFLIVRHPFERLLSAYRDKLEHSLPHTFHSNLGAHIVWHYRSRDPKTNGRHGPRYPLFEEFVRWLLCQWRARNELDMHWTPVVNFCTPCQVRFDVIAKFETLHEDQDYLIKQARVGHIIKPEWKNPTRGVQTKDVIRNYFAQLSKSQIKDLYEMFRYDFVLFDYSPDDYIALGRDEDTVLICKK, encoded by the exons ATGGAGGAGGCGACGAACGCTGAGACGGAGCGTCGACTGAATTCTAGGAGGAGGTTCCTGACGGAGAAATGCTCAGAAGAGGGACTGGACCGGCTTGGGAACGATTCCCTCCATAGGCCCAACGCCTGGGAGTTCCTTGTAAATAGGGAGTACCATCTGATATGGTGCAACGTCTTCAAGGCAGCTTCTACGTCTTGGATGTACAATTTCAATCTGCTCGCTGG GTACAGTCCACAGTTTTTGAAGGCCTCGAAAGCTGTACCGGTCTCCCTGGCCAGGCAGAGGTATCCGAGGCACACGGCGGAAGAGCTGGCCAAGTTCCTAAACGACAGCATCAGCTTCCTAATCGTCAGGCATCCATTCGAGAGACTGCTGAGCGCTTACAGAGACAAACTGGAGCACAGCTTGCCGCACACTTTCCACAGTAATCTGGGGGCACACATCGTGTGGCACTACAGGTCTAGG GACCCGAAGACAAATGGGCGACACGGTCCAAGGTATCCCCTGTTCGAGGAGTTCGTCAGGTGGCTGCTGTGTCAGTGGAGAGCTCGCAACGAGCTCGACATGCACTGGACACCGGTGGTGAACTTCTGTACGCCTTGCCAAGTGCGATTCGATGTGATCGCCAAATTCGAGACACTTCAC GAGGATCAGGACTATCTGATAAAGCAAGCCCGCGTGGGTCACATTATCAAACCGGAGTGGAAGAACCCCACCAGAGGCGTCCAGACGAAGGATGTGATAAGGAACTACTTCGCTCAATTGTCCAAGTCGCAGATCAAAGATCTGTACGAGATGTTTAG GTACGACTTCGTCCTATTCGATTACTCCCCTGACGACTACATCGCGCTCGGGAGGGACGAGGACACTGTACTGATTTGTAAAAAGTAA